Proteins found in one Bacteroidota bacterium genomic segment:
- a CDS encoding GNAT family N-acetyltransferase produces the protein MDFLIREYKKTDYPQIIELWEKLELASRKRGDNQSVIENTLKQKAKLFVIEFEDKIIGTSWITNDGRRLYLHHFGIDTEFQGYGLSKPLLKESLDFVKEVGLQIKLEVHKENFKAINLYRNSGFSYLGDYKVFIIREF, from the coding sequence ATGGACTTTTTAATTAGGGAATATAAAAAAACTGATTATCCGCAGATAATTGAATTGTGGGAAAAATTAGAACTTGCAAGCAGGAAAAGAGGTGATAACCAAAGCGTAATAGAAAACACCTTGAAACAAAAGGCAAAGTTATTTGTAATTGAATTTGAAGATAAAATAATTGGAACATCATGGATTACGAATGACGGAAGAAGACTTTACTTACACCACTTTGGGATTGATACTGAATTTCAGGGATATGGTTTGTCAAAACCACTTTTAAAAGAATCATTGGATTTTGTTAAGGAAGTAGGTTTGCAAATAAAATTAGAAGTTCACAAAGAAAACTTTAAAGCAATAAATTTATACAGAAACAGTGGCTTCTCGTATTTAGGAGATTATAAAGTTTTTATCATCAGGGAATTTTAA
- the add gene encoding adenosine deaminase: MKTFIEKMPKTEIHLHLEGAVPVDTLWELIKKYKKEKEIEEFKNFKNNFKYIGFKEFLDKWVWVTQFLKEYEDFTFLTESVLKELIGLNYRYVELFFSPARLIEKKLEPARITEAIYTGIKKYSNDIDVSLIPDLSRDFGEKQAMFILENINEVKDMNIKGIGLGGTETLFSSNTYINVFEKARKFGLFTTAHAGENAGPDAIWQVIKVLKIDRIGHCTTAIQDNKLVEFLKENQIPIELCPISNYKTGVVKSFKDHPVKKYFDKGLNITINTDDPAFFNNNLNREFQMLHDTFAFGKKEFKKLSKNAINSAWCDSNVKEKLNKEIDEYFISN; this comes from the coding sequence ATGAAAACTTTTATAGAGAAAATGCCAAAAACAGAGATACACCTACATCTTGAGGGAGCTGTACCTGTTGATACTCTTTGGGAATTGATAAAAAAATACAAAAAAGAAAAAGAGATTGAAGAATTTAAAAATTTTAAAAATAATTTCAAATACATTGGGTTTAAAGAATTTCTTGACAAATGGGTGTGGGTTACCCAGTTTTTAAAAGAATATGAAGATTTTACTTTTTTAACAGAAAGCGTTTTAAAAGAGTTGATAGGTTTAAATTATCGGTATGTAGAATTATTTTTCTCTCCTGCACGTCTTATTGAAAAAAAACTTGAACCTGCACGAATTACTGAAGCAATTTATACGGGAATAAAAAAATATTCAAATGATATTGATGTTTCACTTATTCCTGACCTAAGCCGGGATTTTGGCGAAAAACAAGCAATGTTTATTCTTGAAAATATCAATGAAGTTAAAGATATGAATATTAAAGGAATTGGTCTTGGAGGGACAGAAACTCTTTTCTCTTCCAATACTTATATTAATGTTTTTGAAAAAGCAAGAAAATTCGGGTTGTTTACAACTGCTCATGCAGGAGAAAATGCAGGACCTGATGCAATTTGGCAAGTAATAAAAGTACTAAAAATTGATAGAATTGGACATTGTACAACAGCAATTCAAGATAATAAACTTGTTGAATTTTTGAAAGAAAATCAAATACCAATTGAGTTATGTCCTATCTCAAATTACAAAACAGGGGTGGTTAAATCTTTTAAAGATCATCCTGTAAAAAAATATTTTGACAAAGGATTGAATATTACTATAAATACTGACGATCCTGCTTTTTTTAATAACAATCTTAACCGTGAATTTCAAATGCTTCATGACACATTTGCTTTTGGAAAAAAAGAGTTTAAAAAACTATCGAAAAATGCTATAAATTCGGCATGGTGCGATAGTAATGTTAAAGAAAAATTAAATAAGGAAATTGATGAGTATTTTATATCAAATTGA
- a CDS encoding AMP-binding protein: MTKLPKKTIQKLLENSFNLYPERNALAFVGEKPITYSQLRNEIEKVKMLLHKSGIKKGDKVGLLSTNMPNWGIAFFAIANFGAIAVPVLPDFHDNEIKNIIIHSEAKLLIVSEKLFPKVKSLETELLKTKVLLDNFRIIPKEATAEDLKNLKELSVADIELENVDIEEDDLLSILYTSGTTGKSKGVMLSHKNIVSNAQNIITVQYIDKEDSFVSILPLAHTYENTLGLILPIMQGASVYYLKKPPTANVLLPALEEIRPTFMLSVPLVIEKIFKKKILTTFTKNIAIKTLYSFPPIRKILHKIAGKKLYETFGGRLKFFGIGGAKVDKTVERFLREAKFPYAIGYGLTETAPMLAGSNPQQTKLQGVGPVMQGIEIKIEPQEKGSKLGEVLAKGENIMRGYFKEPELTKNVFTKDGWFKTGDLGYLTKENFLYLKGRIKNMIVGPSGENIYPEEIESVINNFNFVLESVVVEKKGKLVAHIHFNYEELEKQFKEMKEDAMKQMEEKINNLKQEVQLYVNSRVNNFSRVYAIVEQRTPFEKTATQKIKRYLYH, from the coding sequence ATGACTAAACTACCTAAAAAAACAATTCAAAAATTACTTGAAAATAGCTTTAATTTATACCCCGAAAGAAATGCACTTGCTTTTGTTGGTGAAAAACCAATTACTTATTCACAATTAAGAAATGAAATTGAAAAAGTAAAAATGTTATTGCATAAATCAGGGATAAAAAAAGGTGATAAAGTTGGACTATTAAGTACAAATATGCCAAACTGGGGAATTGCTTTTTTTGCTATTGCCAATTTTGGAGCAATTGCGGTTCCTGTACTTCCCGATTTTCACGATAATGAAATAAAAAATATCATTATTCATTCGGAAGCTAAATTGCTTATTGTTTCCGAAAAATTATTTCCTAAGGTAAAATCCCTTGAAACAGAGTTGCTTAAAACAAAAGTTCTACTTGATAATTTTAGAATAATTCCAAAGGAAGCAACAGCTGAAGATTTAAAAAATTTAAAGGAACTATCTGTTGCGGATATTGAATTAGAAAATGTTGATATTGAAGAAGATGACCTACTATCTATTTTATATACATCAGGAACAACCGGTAAATCCAAAGGTGTAATGCTTAGTCATAAAAATATTGTTTCAAATGCTCAAAATATAATAACTGTACAATATATTGATAAAGAGGATTCCTTTGTTTCAATTTTACCACTTGCACATACTTATGAAAATACTCTTGGATTGATTTTACCAATTATGCAGGGAGCATCTGTTTATTATTTAAAAAAACCACCTACAGCTAATGTGCTTTTGCCTGCACTTGAGGAGATTAGACCTACATTTATGCTGAGTGTTCCATTAGTAATTGAAAAGATTTTTAAGAAAAAGATTCTAACGACCTTTACAAAAAATATAGCAATAAAAACATTATATTCTTTTCCACCGATAAGAAAAATCTTACATAAAATTGCAGGCAAAAAACTATACGAAACTTTTGGTGGAAGATTAAAGTTTTTTGGAATAGGAGGTGCTAAAGTTGACAAAACAGTTGAAAGATTTTTGCGTGAAGCAAAGTTCCCTTATGCCATCGGGTATGGACTTACAGAAACCGCTCCAATGCTTGCAGGCTCTAATCCACAGCAAACAAAATTGCAAGGAGTTGGACCAGTTATGCAAGGTATTGAAATAAAAATTGAACCACAAGAAAAAGGTTCAAAATTAGGGGAAGTTCTTGCTAAAGGCGAAAATATTATGAGAGGATATTTTAAAGAGCCTGAATTAACAAAAAATGTTTTTACAAAAGACGGATGGTTTAAAACAGGTGATCTTGGATATTTAACTAAAGAGAATTTTTTATATCTGAAAGGAAGAATAAAAAATATGATAGTAGGACCAAGTGGTGAAAATATTTATCCCGAAGAAATAGAATCTGTTATTAATAATTTTAATTTTGTTTTAGAATCAGTTGTTGTTGAAAAGAAAGGTAAACTTGTAGCACATATTCATTTTAATTATGAAGAACTTGAAAAACAGTTTAAAGAAATGAAAGAAGATGCAATGAAGCAAATGGAAGAAAAAATTAATAATCTAAAGCAAGAAGTTCAATTGTATGTGAATTCAAGAGTAAATAATTTTTCACGTGTTTATGCTATTGTTGAACAGAGGACACCATTTGAAAAAACAGCTACTCAAAAGATTAAACGCTATTTATATCATTAA